Proteins encoded within one genomic window of Cellulomonas flavigena DSM 20109:
- a CDS encoding NlpC/P60 family protein: protein MRDAGVTPEARPTPLDGAAAACARASRRPVARGVARRLAVLPVGLLTLGLVVSPAAAAPSADDVRDARAAVGRAQQSVAQMEVRLAELAAAAESAEVAVQTAAESYTQAVADADAARARAADAAERSATAADQAEEARRKLVALARQLARTGGSTELLEAALSADGFQDVARRTTALNQATGKADEAVQEYRATLLVAATMERRSAAAAQTAQDAARAAEGALDDAQRAQEDADASFSAGQAEREGLITALAAARQTSAEVERARQDAIDAERRARAEAAAQAQRTQPAVPAAPAATGGAPAAPSRPSPGTGSSGGGAPAPAPAPAPAPAPAPAPAPAPAPAPAPAPAPAPAPAPAPAPAPAPAPAPAPAPSAPYGLGTGTSRGSAAAGAAAAAWAQTKVGIAYVYGGSGPDGYDCSGLTSQAWRAAGVNINRTSRDQYKQVLKISYDQLRPGDLVFWGSNASDPNSIYHVAMWVGNGQIMEASRPGVPLRVTSMRWSGTMPYAGRP from the coding sequence GCAGGCGTGACACCCGAGGCCCGACCGACCCCCCTGGACGGCGCTGCCGCGGCGTGCGCGCGCGCCTCCCGGCGCCCCGTCGCGCGCGGGGTCGCACGCCGCCTCGCGGTGCTGCCCGTCGGCCTGCTCACGCTCGGTCTCGTCGTCTCCCCGGCCGCCGCGGCACCGTCCGCCGACGACGTGCGCGACGCCCGCGCCGCGGTCGGCCGCGCGCAGCAGTCGGTCGCCCAGATGGAGGTCCGGCTCGCCGAGCTCGCGGCCGCCGCCGAGTCCGCCGAGGTCGCCGTCCAGACCGCCGCGGAGTCCTACACGCAGGCCGTCGCCGACGCGGACGCCGCACGGGCCCGCGCCGCGGACGCCGCCGAGCGCTCCGCGACCGCGGCCGACCAGGCCGAGGAGGCGCGTCGCAAGCTCGTCGCCCTGGCGCGTCAGCTCGCGCGCACCGGCGGGTCGACCGAGCTGCTCGAGGCCGCGCTGTCCGCCGACGGCTTCCAGGACGTCGCGCGCCGCACCACCGCGCTCAACCAGGCCACCGGCAAGGCCGACGAGGCCGTCCAGGAGTACCGCGCGACGCTGCTCGTCGCCGCCACGATGGAGCGCCGGTCCGCCGCGGCTGCGCAGACCGCGCAGGACGCCGCGCGGGCCGCCGAGGGTGCGCTCGACGACGCGCAGCGCGCCCAGGAGGACGCGGACGCGTCCTTCAGCGCCGGTCAGGCCGAGCGCGAGGGCCTCATCACCGCGCTCGCCGCCGCCCGGCAGACCAGCGCCGAGGTCGAGCGCGCGCGCCAGGACGCGATCGACGCCGAGCGCCGTGCTCGCGCCGAGGCCGCCGCGCAGGCCCAGCGCACCCAGCCCGCCGTCCCGGCCGCGCCCGCGGCGACGGGTGGCGCTCCGGCGGCCCCGAGCCGTCCGTCCCCGGGCACCGGGTCGTCGGGCGGCGGTGCACCGGCCCCCGCTCCGGCTCCGGCTCCGGCTCCTGCTCCGGCCCCCGCGCCTGCGCCCGCTCCGGCTCCGGCTCCCGCGCCGGCACCTGCACCGGCGCCGGCTCCCGCTCCGGCTCCCGCTCCGGCTCCCGCTCCCGCTCCGGCTCCCGCCCCCGCGCCGTCCGCGCCGTACGGCCTGGGCACCGGGACGTCGCGGGGCTCGGCCGCGGCCGGCGCCGCGGCCGCCGCGTGGGCGCAGACGAAGGTCGGCATCGCGTACGTCTACGGCGGTTCCGGCCCCGACGGCTACGACTGCTCGGGCCTGACGAGCCAGGCGTGGCGCGCCGCGGGCGTGAACATCAACCGCACGTCGCGCGACCAGTACAAGCAGGTCCTCAAGATCAGCTACGACCAGCTGCGCCCCGGCGACCTCGTGTTCTGGGGCAGCAACGCCTCCGACCCCAACTCGATCTACCACGTCGCGATGTGGGTGGGGAACGGCCAGATCATGGAGGCCTCGCGGCCCGGCGTGCCGCTGCGCGTCACGTCGATGCGGTGGTCCGGCACGATGCCGTACGCGGGGCGCCCCTGA
- a CDS encoding DUF1349 domain-containing protein: MTTPLHVPGVPFALTPSPGSSWVVDESSGDVHVTGAPRTDIFIDPRGGISSDSEAVLDAATLLGTPPAGDFQLSARVTVDFAATFDAGVLLLWVDERHWGKLCFEYSPDGEALIVSVVTRGVSDDANAFAVDGNQVWLRVSRIGQAYAYHASLDGTLWRMIRHFALVDPAGSAAIGFEGQSPTGEGCAVKFDRISFATTRLGELRDGS, encoded by the coding sequence ATGACGACACCGCTGCACGTCCCCGGCGTGCCCTTCGCGCTGACCCCGTCGCCCGGTTCGTCGTGGGTGGTGGACGAGTCGTCCGGCGACGTGCACGTGACCGGCGCACCGCGCACCGACATCTTCATCGACCCGCGCGGTGGGATCTCGTCCGACTCCGAGGCGGTCCTCGATGCCGCCACCCTGCTCGGCACGCCGCCCGCCGGGGACTTCCAGCTCAGCGCCCGCGTCACCGTGGATTTCGCCGCGACGTTCGACGCGGGCGTCCTGCTGCTGTGGGTCGACGAGCGGCACTGGGGCAAGCTGTGCTTCGAGTACTCACCCGACGGGGAGGCGTTGATCGTCTCCGTCGTCACCCGGGGGGTGTCTGACGACGCCAACGCCTTCGCGGTCGACGGGAACCAGGTGTGGCTGCGCGTCTCCCGGATCGGTCAGGCATACGCGTACCACGCGTCGCTGGACGGGACACTGTGGCGGATGATCCGGCACTTCGCGCTGGTGGACCCTGCAGGCTCGGCCGCGATCGGCTTCGAAGGGCAGTCCCCCACCGGTGAAGGGTGCGCGGTGAAGTTCGACCGGATCAGCTTCGCCACGACGCGACTGGGCGAGCTGCGCGACGGGTCCTGA
- a CDS encoding recombinase family protein: MTTRRAVALYARISQDRSGDEAGVTRQLKDCRAEAERRGWTVAEEYVDDDVSAYSGKRRPAYERMLRDITEGRRDAVVVWHMDRLHRRPIELEQFVAVCDKAGVRDLVTLSGEVDLTNGDGLLLARFMSAVAAHESSTKPRRLKRKALEIAETGRPTMGGRRPFGFAEDRITHESSEAAAVREVAARLLAGESLTSVTTWMQESGVPTVSGAPWRTHSVRQVVTNPRMWGMRVHQDQVIGEGTWEPILTPEQGERLQRLLLDPARRTNRTARRYLLSGMLTCGKCGARMVSAPREGVRRYACRTGPDQRGCGGIYVVADPLERLVAEAVLQRLDSPQMHDALTGNEHDDAEVAALAAKVQDDERRLLDLADMFASGEIERVGMKRAREQITPRLEANRRALAAANGRDQVVEYAGRGAELREAWDGLDLSRQVAVVKAVLAGATVLPATQRGRRGFDPGRVVPDWRA, translated from the coding sequence ATGACGACGAGGCGCGCGGTGGCGCTGTACGCCCGGATCTCCCAGGACCGCAGCGGCGACGAGGCTGGCGTGACGCGGCAGTTGAAGGACTGCCGCGCGGAGGCCGAGCGGCGTGGGTGGACGGTGGCCGAGGAGTACGTGGACGACGACGTGTCGGCGTACTCGGGCAAGCGGCGCCCGGCGTACGAGCGGATGCTGCGGGACATCACCGAGGGTCGGCGGGATGCGGTGGTGGTGTGGCACATGGATCGGCTGCACCGACGGCCAATCGAGTTGGAGCAGTTCGTTGCCGTGTGTGACAAGGCGGGGGTCCGCGACCTGGTGACGTTGTCGGGCGAGGTCGACCTGACGAACGGTGACGGCCTGTTGCTGGCGCGGTTCATGTCCGCGGTCGCGGCTCACGAGTCGTCGACGAAGCCGCGGCGGCTCAAGCGAAAGGCGTTGGAGATCGCCGAGACGGGTCGCCCGACAATGGGCGGGCGACGGCCGTTCGGGTTCGCCGAGGACCGGATCACGCACGAGTCGAGCGAGGCCGCCGCGGTGCGGGAGGTGGCGGCGCGGTTGCTGGCAGGGGAGAGCCTGACGTCCGTTACGACCTGGATGCAGGAGTCGGGCGTGCCGACGGTGTCCGGTGCGCCGTGGCGTACGCACTCGGTGCGCCAGGTGGTGACCAACCCGCGGATGTGGGGGATGCGAGTCCACCAGGACCAGGTGATCGGCGAAGGAACGTGGGAGCCGATCTTGACGCCGGAGCAGGGGGAGCGGCTGCAGAGGCTCCTGCTGGACCCCGCGCGGCGCACGAACCGCACCGCGCGGCGCTACCTGCTGTCGGGGATGCTGACGTGCGGGAAGTGCGGAGCGCGGATGGTCTCAGCCCCCCGCGAGGGCGTGCGCCGGTACGCCTGCCGGACCGGCCCCGACCAGCGCGGGTGCGGCGGCATCTACGTCGTGGCCGACCCGCTTGAGCGGCTGGTCGCCGAGGCCGTGCTCCAGCGCCTGGACAGCCCGCAGATGCATGACGCACTGACCGGCAATGAGCACGACGACGCAGAAGTCGCGGCGCTGGCTGCCAAGGTGCAGGACGACGAGCGGCGTCTGCTGGACCTGGCCGACATGTTCGCCAGCGGGGAGATCGAGCGCGTCGGCATGAAGCGCGCCCGCGAGCAGATCACCCCGCGCCTGGAGGCGAACCGGCGCGCACTTGCGGCGGCGAACGGTCGCGATCAGGTGGTCGAGTACGCCGGTCGCGGTGCCGAGCTGCGTGAGGCGTGGGACGGGCTGGACCTGTCGCGGCAGGTGGCCGTGGTCAAGGCGGTGCTAGCCGGCGCGACGGTACTGCCGGCGACGCAGCGTGGCCGGCGTGGGTTCGATCCCGGGCGCGTCGTCCCGGACTGGCGGGCGTGA
- a CDS encoding rolling circle replication-associated protein, producing the protein MVSLFPPTGWSFSLYPDAAEGGGTVLASSRRAPARVAPGEATDPSRAAREAGRRARGKLRRYCAANRLNRLGTLTYRGEGCHDSRQVRADVGEFFRALRAGLDGERLAYVWVPEWHKSGHGLHVHFAVGRYVPRSLIEEAWGRGFVHIKLLGGMPVGSGPREEARRAAGYLSKYVAKTFSDPSARVLGLHRYDVAQGFQPEKVTIRGRSLDDVLDQACEAMDADPERFWWSGDVADWDRPPAVWAQWR; encoded by the coding sequence GTGGTCTCGTTGTTTCCACCCACTGGTTGGTCGTTCTCGCTGTACCCGGATGCTGCCGAAGGCGGCGGCACCGTCCTGGCCTCGTCGCGACGCGCACCGGCACGCGTCGCCCCCGGTGAGGCCACCGATCCATCCCGCGCTGCGCGTGAGGCCGGGCGACGCGCCCGGGGCAAGCTGCGCCGCTACTGCGCCGCCAACCGTCTGAACCGGCTCGGCACCCTGACCTATCGAGGCGAGGGCTGCCATGACTCGCGCCAGGTGCGGGCGGACGTCGGGGAGTTCTTCCGTGCGCTGCGCGCTGGGCTCGACGGCGAGCGACTGGCGTACGTGTGGGTGCCGGAGTGGCACAAGTCCGGGCACGGCCTGCACGTGCACTTCGCTGTCGGCCGGTACGTCCCGCGCTCCCTTATCGAGGAAGCGTGGGGTCGCGGGTTCGTCCACATCAAGCTGCTCGGTGGCATGCCCGTGGGGTCCGGTCCGCGTGAGGAAGCGCGCCGCGCCGCGGGCTACCTGTCGAAGTACGTCGCCAAGACGTTCTCAGACCCGTCCGCACGGGTGCTGGGGCTGCATCGGTACGACGTCGCCCAGGGCTTCCAGCCGGAGAAGGTCACGATCCGCGGACGCAGCCTTGATGACGTGCTCGACCAAGCGTGCGAGGCGATGGACGCCGACCCCGAACGATTCTGGTGGTCGGGTGACGTCGCCGACTGGGACCGGCCTCCGGCGGTGTGGGCACAGTGGCGCTGA
- a CDS encoding ATP-dependent nuclease — translation MRARAVVRRLTINDGTTVDVPESGVVLIVGPNNTGKSQALRDVIKLMTSSGEPGIVIREAEIEHFGSEDDLIETFASDRAILRTATGADQAHLGVHGVQAISSIRQWWSSPHARHLVGGYFAIHADTESRLEASKPAPSMDLYENSPSHPLHHVYANPELETRLNDISRRAFNSGLILDAWSGGNQWAFRVGNIDPPDSPRPSVAYLDELRKAPLLHQVGDGVRSMLGLLLRFYTGHQNISLIDEPEAFLHPPQARYIARLLADEAATTERSILVGTHSTEIVHGVLESSASATLVRLSRNRTINNAAVLDNDAVRKLWSDPLLRYSNLLDGLFTDAVIVCEADADCKYFAAVRDTFEDEAVESRRPDILFTSCGGKHKMHAAVEALVAASVPVAVICDFDTLNEWATLRRLFVSAGGDPGLIETDWKILNAALTSGDRNPSKMGVKESLDRSFDAIEEPELTRKNIESLRRVLRIENGWDRVKNSGKSAVPAGDPYRACERIIAALADRRIHLVPVGEMEDLVPAVGGHGAAWVAEVLEQGLHNSPDSDGARVLMRAVLDSLDRGDADAVVEEGADA, via the coding sequence GTGCGAGCGCGCGCAGTCGTCCGGAGGCTAACGATCAATGACGGCACTACGGTTGACGTACCTGAGTCAGGCGTTGTCCTGATTGTCGGACCAAACAACACAGGCAAGAGCCAGGCACTCAGGGACGTCATCAAACTCATGACGTCGTCCGGCGAACCAGGGATCGTGATTCGAGAGGCCGAGATAGAGCACTTTGGTTCCGAAGACGATCTCATTGAAACGTTTGCGTCCGACCGAGCTATTCTTAGGACGGCGACGGGAGCCGATCAAGCGCACCTAGGAGTTCACGGAGTCCAAGCGATTTCCTCTATCCGCCAGTGGTGGTCGTCCCCGCACGCCCGTCACCTGGTCGGCGGCTATTTCGCGATTCATGCCGACACGGAGAGCCGCCTAGAAGCGAGCAAACCGGCGCCTTCGATGGATCTATATGAAAATTCGCCCTCGCATCCACTTCATCACGTGTATGCAAATCCTGAGCTAGAGACGCGCCTAAACGACATTAGCCGTCGAGCGTTCAATTCAGGGTTAATTCTGGATGCGTGGTCCGGCGGCAATCAATGGGCGTTTCGCGTGGGAAATATCGACCCTCCAGACTCGCCCCGGCCATCGGTCGCTTACCTCGACGAACTCCGAAAGGCTCCCTTGCTCCATCAAGTTGGAGATGGAGTCCGGAGCATGCTCGGGTTGCTGCTCCGCTTTTACACCGGCCACCAGAATATTTCGTTGATTGACGAGCCCGAGGCCTTCTTGCACCCACCTCAGGCAAGGTATATCGCGCGGCTTCTCGCCGATGAGGCCGCAACCACCGAGAGATCCATCCTCGTCGGCACGCACAGTACGGAAATCGTGCATGGGGTGCTGGAGAGCTCTGCGTCAGCGACGCTTGTCAGACTCTCGCGGAATCGAACCATCAACAACGCGGCCGTTCTCGACAACGATGCAGTTCGAAAACTCTGGTCAGACCCATTGCTGCGATACTCCAACCTGTTGGATGGCCTTTTCACCGACGCAGTAATAGTCTGCGAAGCAGATGCAGATTGCAAGTATTTCGCGGCCGTCAGGGACACTTTTGAAGACGAAGCGGTGGAGTCACGACGGCCCGACATCCTATTCACCAGTTGCGGGGGTAAGCACAAAATGCATGCTGCCGTGGAGGCGCTTGTTGCCGCGAGCGTCCCCGTAGCGGTAATTTGCGACTTTGACACCCTCAACGAGTGGGCGACGCTACGTCGACTATTTGTGTCGGCGGGCGGCGATCCAGGTCTTATCGAGACCGACTGGAAGATTCTGAATGCTGCATTGACTTCAGGTGACCGAAACCCAAGCAAGATGGGTGTCAAGGAGTCCTTAGATCGATCTTTCGATGCAATCGAAGAACCCGAACTCACGCGAAAGAACATCGAGTCCCTACGCCGCGTTCTTCGAATTGAGAACGGCTGGGATCGCGTGAAGAACTCCGGAAAATCCGCGGTGCCAGCGGGCGACCCTTACCGCGCATGCGAGCGCATTATCGCAGCACTCGCTGACCGGCGTATACACCTTGTGCCCGTCGGCGAAATGGAAGACCTCGTTCCGGCGGTCGGTGGCCACGGCGCGGCGTGGGTAGCAGAGGTTCTCGAGCAAGGGTTGCACAACTCGCCCGACAGCGACGGCGCCCGAGTGCTAATGCGCGCAGTCCTCGACTCGCTCGATCGTGGCGACGCCGACGCCGTTGTCGAAGAGGGGGCCGATGCTTGA
- a CDS encoding type II toxin-antitoxin system death-on-curing family toxin: protein MIYLTAEELLVVARRAAGDVVVRDIGLVESAAARPRTQVGGTDAYPDLLTKAAALLHSLTRNHALVDGNKRLALAGTIVFLGVNGTRLTATNDQAYDLIMDVAAGRVDDVESIRDRLDPLTEAW, encoded by the coding sequence ATGATCTACCTCACCGCCGAGGAACTCCTCGTCGTCGCACGACGGGCCGCTGGCGACGTCGTGGTCCGGGACATCGGCCTCGTGGAGTCCGCCGCAGCCCGTCCCCGAACCCAGGTCGGAGGCACCGACGCGTATCCGGACCTCCTCACCAAGGCCGCAGCACTCCTGCACTCCTTGACCCGCAACCACGCCCTCGTGGACGGGAACAAGAGGCTGGCGCTCGCCGGCACCATCGTCTTCCTCGGCGTCAACGGCACACGCCTGACCGCCACGAACGACCAGGCGTACGACCTCATCATGGACGTCGCCGCCGGCCGGGTGGACGACGTCGAGAGCATCCGCGACCGCCTCGACCCACTCACCGAGGCCTGGTAA
- a CDS encoding ribbon-helix-helix protein, CopG family, whose amino-acid sequence MAMTLRLDSAETEALRRRAEIEHRSMQDVARQAVRDYIERTSRDDLITAVMDSELPRYAEALERLGR is encoded by the coding sequence ATGGCCATGACTCTCCGGCTCGACTCGGCCGAGACCGAGGCGCTGCGGCGCCGCGCCGAGATCGAGCACCGCTCGATGCAGGACGTGGCACGCCAGGCCGTCCGTGACTACATCGAGCGCACGTCGCGCGACGACCTCATCACCGCGGTGATGGACAGCGAGCTGCCCCGCTACGCCGAAGCGCTCGAGCGCCTCGGTCGATGA
- a CDS encoding inorganic diphosphatase, producing the protein MEFDVTIEIPKGQRNKYEVDHATGRIRLDRMLFTSTRYPDDYGFIEGTLGEDGDPLDALVLLEEPTFPGCLIRCRALGMFRMRDEAGGDDKVLCVPTGDQRAAWRQDIDDVSDFHRLEIQHFFEVYKDLEPGKSVEGAHWVGRADAEAEIERSRQRAIDSGYHAH; encoded by the coding sequence GTGGAGTTCGACGTCACCATCGAGATCCCCAAGGGTCAGCGGAACAAGTACGAGGTGGACCACGCCACGGGGCGCATCCGCCTCGACCGCATGCTGTTCACCTCGACGCGGTACCCGGACGACTACGGGTTCATCGAGGGCACCCTGGGCGAGGACGGCGACCCGCTGGACGCGCTCGTCCTGCTGGAGGAGCCCACGTTCCCGGGCTGCCTGATCCGCTGCCGCGCGCTCGGCATGTTCCGCATGCGCGACGAGGCCGGCGGTGACGACAAGGTGCTGTGCGTCCCGACGGGCGACCAGCGGGCCGCGTGGCGCCAGGACATCGACGACGTGTCGGACTTCCACCGCCTGGAGATCCAGCACTTCTTCGAGGTCTACAAGGACCTCGAGCCGGGCAAGTCCGTCGAGGGCGCCCACTGGGTCGGCCGCGCCGACGCGGAGGCCGAGATCGAGCGCTCCCGCCAGCGCGCGATCGACTCGGGGTACCACGCGCACTGA
- the dacB gene encoding D-alanyl-D-alanine carboxypeptidase/D-alanyl-D-alanine endopeptidase translates to MATARRVAGVGTLVVVLAAAGYATADAYDTVPGVVTLAPPVPDPLPFPTAPGAVEPAPVQRALGDLDPQVPLPAPDQVQALVDALAVDARLGPHVGVTVVDQLTGEVLASHAPDEGLVPASTAKVLTGIAALTALDPAATLPTRVLRVDAGTIALVGGGDMMLAAGAGDPSATHGRAGMADLAASTAAALALQGATSVRLVVDDSLFSGPSVSPAWHPANVGEGFVAPVTALAVDVGRLREGEYAPRSTDPSMQAAEVFAQRLAEVGVTVEGRPTRTSGPAGGSEIARVESAPVVDVVHYFLETSDNSITEVVSRLVALDAGLPPSFDGATQAVLRQVGTLGIDVSGARLADASGLGAGSSLSPSLLADLVRLTTDPARPDLRDVAVGMPVAGLNGTLADRYTRSDARGLVRAKTGSLPRVTSLAGTVLDAQRRQLVFAVMADQTPEGGQWAPRQAIDGFVAALAACGCR, encoded by the coding sequence ATGGCCACAGCGAGGCGTGTCGCGGGCGTGGGGACGCTCGTGGTGGTGCTCGCCGCCGCGGGGTACGCCACCGCCGACGCGTACGACACCGTGCCCGGCGTCGTCACCCTCGCGCCGCCCGTGCCGGACCCCCTGCCGTTCCCGACCGCGCCCGGGGCGGTCGAGCCGGCGCCCGTCCAGCGTGCGCTCGGTGACCTCGACCCGCAGGTGCCGCTCCCGGCGCCGGACCAGGTGCAGGCGCTCGTCGACGCGCTCGCGGTCGACGCGCGCCTCGGGCCGCACGTGGGCGTCACTGTCGTCGACCAGCTCACGGGTGAGGTGCTCGCGTCGCACGCCCCCGACGAGGGCCTGGTGCCCGCGTCGACGGCCAAGGTCCTCACGGGCATCGCGGCGCTCACCGCGCTGGACCCCGCGGCGACGCTCCCGACCCGCGTCCTGCGTGTGGACGCCGGCACGATCGCGCTGGTCGGCGGCGGGGACATGATGCTCGCGGCCGGTGCCGGCGACCCGTCGGCGACGCACGGGCGCGCCGGCATGGCGGACCTCGCGGCGAGCACCGCGGCGGCCCTCGCGCTGCAGGGCGCCACGAGCGTGCGCCTCGTGGTGGACGACTCGCTCTTCTCCGGCCCGTCGGTCAGCCCCGCGTGGCACCCGGCCAACGTGGGCGAGGGCTTCGTCGCGCCCGTCACCGCGCTCGCGGTCGACGTGGGCCGGCTGCGCGAGGGGGAGTACGCGCCGCGCTCCACCGACCCGTCGATGCAGGCGGCCGAGGTCTTCGCGCAGCGCCTCGCCGAGGTGGGCGTGACGGTCGAGGGACGTCCGACGCGCACGAGCGGCCCGGCCGGCGGCAGCGAGATCGCCCGCGTCGAGTCCGCGCCCGTCGTCGACGTCGTCCACTACTTCCTCGAGACGTCCGACAACTCGATCACCGAGGTCGTCTCGCGCCTGGTCGCGCTGGACGCGGGCCTGCCGCCCAGCTTCGACGGCGCCACGCAGGCGGTGCTGCGCCAGGTCGGCACCCTCGGGATCGACGTGAGCGGTGCGCGCCTCGCCGACGCCTCGGGCCTCGGCGCGGGATCGTCCCTGTCGCCGTCGCTGCTCGCCGACCTCGTACGCCTCACCACCGACCCCGCTCGCCCCGACCTGCGCGACGTCGCCGTCGGCATGCCCGTCGCCGGGCTCAACGGGACGCTCGCGGACCGCTACACGAGGTCCGACGCGCGCGGTCTGGTGCGCGCGAAGACCGGCTCGCTGCCGCGGGTCACCTCGCTGGCCGGGACGGTGCTGGACGCCCAGCGCCGCCAGCTCGTGTTCGCGGTGATGGCCGACCAGACGCCCGAGGGCGGCCAGTGGGCACCGCGCCAGGCGATCGACGGGTTCGTCGCGGCGCTCGCGGCCTGCGGCTGCCGCTGA
- a CDS encoding zinc-dependent metalloprotease: MQPTARGPVDWRAAARLAGRVAAPGPVADRATLVDLVGDLRTSAAVAARHVVGATGMTPVDGRDPEAVSRVLVVDRARWAAANAEMFAVMAAPLATRRDGTPVEVPDAARLAAAAQVGGVLALLSGKVLGQYDPFTAAPGEPGRLLLVAPNVLATQRQLGVDGHDFRLWVALHEQTHALQFAAAPWLADHLRARSAELLSDLADLAPGAERDRSALPHLEDLLGAVVRAVRDDGDVGVLSLLTERQRAVFDEVGAVMALLEGHADVMMDEVGPRVVPTVRSIRKAFERRRDAGARAKGLDRALRRVLGLDLKLAQYRDGAAFVRGVRGQVGLDGLNAVWSGPTSLPSAAEIADPAAWVRRVHG; this comes from the coding sequence GTGCAGCCCACCGCGCGAGGTCCCGTCGACTGGCGGGCGGCCGCGCGCCTCGCTGGCCGTGTCGCCGCCCCCGGCCCGGTCGCGGACCGGGCGACGCTCGTGGACCTCGTCGGCGACCTGCGCACGTCGGCGGCCGTCGCCGCGCGGCACGTCGTCGGAGCCACCGGCATGACCCCCGTCGACGGTCGTGACCCCGAGGCGGTCTCGCGCGTGCTCGTCGTCGATCGCGCGCGCTGGGCCGCGGCGAACGCCGAGATGTTCGCGGTCATGGCCGCGCCGCTGGCGACGCGCCGCGACGGCACGCCCGTCGAGGTGCCCGACGCGGCCCGGCTGGCGGCCGCCGCGCAGGTCGGCGGGGTCCTGGCGCTGCTGTCCGGCAAGGTCCTGGGCCAGTACGACCCGTTCACGGCCGCGCCCGGCGAGCCCGGGCGGCTGCTGCTGGTGGCGCCCAACGTGCTCGCGACGCAGCGGCAGCTCGGCGTCGACGGGCACGACTTCCGGCTGTGGGTCGCGCTGCACGAGCAGACGCACGCCCTGCAGTTCGCTGCCGCACCCTGGCTCGCGGACCACCTGCGGGCACGCTCCGCCGAGCTGCTGTCCGACCTCGCGGACCTCGCGCCGGGCGCCGAGCGCGACCGCTCGGCGCTGCCGCACCTCGAGGACCTCCTGGGGGCCGTCGTGCGCGCGGTGCGCGACGACGGCGACGTCGGCGTCCTGTCGCTGCTGACCGAGCGCCAGCGCGCGGTGTTCGACGAGGTCGGCGCGGTCATGGCGCTGCTCGAGGGCCACGCCGACGTGATGATGGACGAGGTCGGGCCGCGCGTCGTGCCGACCGTGCGGTCCATCCGCAAGGCGTTCGAGCGCCGCCGCGACGCCGGCGCGCGCGCCAAGGGACTGGACCGGGCGCTGCGGCGCGTGCTGGGGCTCGACCTCAAGCTCGCGCAGTACCGCGACGGTGCGGCGTTCGTGCGCGGCGTGCGCGGGCAGGTCGGGCTCGACGGCCTCAACGCGGTGTGGAGCGGTCCGACGAGCCTGCCGAGCGCCGCCGAGATCGCGGACCCGGCGGCGTGGGTGCGGCGGGTGCACGGATGA